From Bradyrhizobium sp. NDS-1, the proteins below share one genomic window:
- a CDS encoding acyl-CoA dehydrogenase — protein MDFDLSEEQRLLKRSVHRLMADNYGFDHRRKYQSEKLGFSEAMWARYAGLGLLGLPFSEAYGGFGGGAVEMMILMEEFGNALILEPYFATVVLAGGILRHGASDAQKAELIPAIAEGRIKLAFAYAEKHSRYDLFHVETEAKEDGDGWLLSGVKGLVLHGDSADKIIVSARTAGGPREKEGIGLFLVNCDAHGLMRRGYPTQDGLRAAEISFENVRVQPGNVIGEPAGAFPIISRVAEEATAALCSEAVGCFATMQSVTLEYLKTRQQFGKVIGSFQVLQHRAVDMFVELEQSRSMAMYATMMAAGDATERARAISAAKSQIGQSAKAIGQQSIQLHGAVGMTMEYIVGHYFKRVIMIDALFGDAEHHLRRLASLGGLISDQENGAQSGMLSHE, from the coding sequence GTGGACTTTGATCTTTCGGAGGAGCAGCGGCTTCTTAAGCGCAGCGTTCACCGGCTGATGGCCGACAATTATGGCTTCGATCATCGACGCAAGTACCAGAGCGAAAAACTGGGTTTTAGCGAGGCGATGTGGGCGCGGTATGCCGGACTCGGGCTTCTGGGGCTGCCGTTTTCGGAGGCGTATGGCGGCTTCGGCGGTGGCGCGGTCGAAATGATGATTTTGATGGAGGAGTTCGGCAACGCACTAATCCTTGAGCCCTACTTTGCGACTGTAGTGCTCGCGGGAGGCATCCTGCGGCATGGGGCAAGCGATGCGCAAAAGGCCGAGCTGATCCCGGCTATTGCGGAAGGGCGGATAAAGCTCGCGTTCGCCTACGCCGAGAAACATTCGCGCTACGATCTGTTTCACGTCGAGACGGAGGCGAAGGAGGACGGCGACGGCTGGTTGCTGAGCGGGGTCAAAGGCCTTGTGCTCCATGGCGATAGCGCCGACAAGATCATCGTGTCGGCGAGAACCGCGGGAGGGCCGCGGGAAAAGGAAGGGATTGGCCTCTTCCTCGTCAACTGCGATGCGCATGGCCTGATGCGCCGTGGCTATCCAACGCAGGATGGCCTGCGGGCAGCCGAAATCTCATTCGAAAATGTGCGCGTTCAACCCGGAAATGTCATTGGAGAGCCTGCGGGCGCCTTTCCAATCATCTCACGGGTCGCGGAGGAGGCGACCGCAGCTCTTTGCTCGGAAGCCGTCGGCTGCTTCGCAACAATGCAATCGGTCACGCTGGAGTATCTGAAGACGCGCCAGCAGTTCGGCAAGGTTATTGGCTCCTTCCAAGTGCTTCAGCACCGAGCCGTCGACATGTTCGTCGAACTGGAGCAGTCGCGCTCGATGGCGATGTACGCCACGATGATGGCAGCCGGAGATGCGACGGAGCGCGCACGGGCGATCTCGGCGGCAAAGTCCCAAATCGGTCAGTCGGCTAAGGCGATCGGGCAGCAGTCGATCCAGTTGCACGGCGCCGTCGGCATGACCATGGAGTACATCGTCGGCCACTACTTCAAGCGCGTGATAATGATAGACGCTTTGTTCGGCGATGCCGAACATCATCTCCGGCGGCTGGCTTCACTCGGAGGACTGATCAGCGATCAAGAGAATGGAGCACAAAGCGGGATGTTGTCGCATGAATAA
- a CDS encoding 3-hydroxyacyl-CoA dehydrogenase NAD-binding domain-containing protein, translated as MNKVVKLQYHDEVAIITVDYPPVNALSAAVRGGILECINLAIAHPELKAVVLTCAGRTFIAGADITEFGKPPQPPSWDELLAVIEESPKPIVAAIHGNALGGGLELALACHFRVATKDAKLGLPEVKLGLLPGGGGTQRLPRAVGAEVAVKMIVGGDPITAAEALNTGLIEDIVESPATGGEAFARRVLAEQLPLRMLRYDDTKLAAAKADRSIFTRAVTLMTRRARGAEAPFAAADAIGAAIDLPFEEGLKKELAGFRKLVESDQSKAQRYAFFAERAANKIAGIPDGTMPRQIARVAIVGAGTMGGGIAMSFANAGVPVTLIETTEAQLKRGLSLIHETWNASAARGSIPADAPATRMALINGAVGVDNAKNADLIIEAVFETMAVKREVFRQLDRYAKPGAVLASNTSYLNMDEIARVTKRPQDVLGMHFFSPANIMKLCEIVRGSRTAPEALLTAISISRKIAKVPVVVGVCHGFVGNRMYDQSGKQADKLLFEGALPQQVDAALTKFGMPMGPFVMSDMAGLDIGWLSRKDRGSKSEIADALCEAGRFGQKTGRGWYKYEAGSRTAIPDPEVEKMIEQTLTRLGRKRRVVSEDEIIERVMYPMINEGARILEEGVASRPGDIDVIMVYGFGWPVYRGGPMYYADQIGLDRVLAKMKELHAALGDDFKPAGLLEQLVAEGKKFADFKRPA; from the coding sequence ATGAATAAGGTCGTGAAACTCCAATATCATGATGAGGTCGCCATTATCACCGTCGACTATCCTCCCGTGAACGCGCTAAGCGCCGCGGTCCGCGGCGGCATCTTGGAATGTATAAATTTGGCGATTGCCCACCCCGAGCTGAAGGCGGTCGTTTTGACGTGCGCTGGCCGCACCTTCATTGCGGGTGCTGATATCACCGAATTTGGCAAGCCGCCGCAGCCACCGTCGTGGGACGAGCTTCTGGCGGTAATTGAGGAGTCGCCCAAGCCCATTGTGGCTGCCATCCACGGCAACGCGCTCGGTGGAGGGTTGGAACTGGCATTGGCATGCCATTTTCGCGTCGCGACCAAGGACGCCAAGCTTGGATTGCCTGAGGTCAAGTTGGGCCTGCTGCCAGGCGGTGGTGGAACGCAACGCCTCCCTCGCGCCGTTGGGGCGGAGGTTGCTGTCAAGATGATCGTGGGTGGTGATCCGATCACCGCGGCAGAAGCGCTGAATACCGGTCTGATCGAGGACATCGTGGAAAGTCCGGCGACGGGCGGTGAAGCATTCGCTCGTAGGGTTCTGGCCGAGCAGCTGCCGTTGCGCATGCTCCGCTACGACGATACAAAGCTCGCCGCGGCAAAGGCCGACCGGTCGATTTTCACCAGAGCCGTCACTTTGATGACTAGGCGAGCCCGCGGGGCGGAAGCGCCATTTGCTGCCGCTGACGCAATTGGCGCCGCGATCGACCTACCATTCGAAGAGGGGCTTAAAAAGGAGCTCGCGGGCTTCCGCAAGCTCGTCGAAAGCGATCAGTCCAAGGCGCAGCGGTATGCATTCTTCGCCGAGCGTGCAGCGAACAAGATCGCTGGCATCCCGGACGGAACAATGCCGCGCCAAATTGCGCGCGTCGCAATCGTCGGGGCCGGCACAATGGGAGGCGGCATCGCAATGTCATTTGCCAATGCCGGTGTTCCTGTGACCCTGATCGAGACCACGGAAGCGCAGCTCAAGCGGGGCCTGAGTTTGATCCACGAAACCTGGAACGCGTCCGCTGCACGTGGCAGTATCCCCGCGGATGCTCCCGCCACACGGATGGCCCTGATCAACGGCGCAGTTGGCGTCGACAATGCAAAGAATGCTGACCTCATCATTGAGGCGGTGTTTGAGACGATGGCCGTGAAGAGGGAAGTCTTTCGCCAGCTCGACCGATACGCCAAGCCCGGCGCAGTGCTTGCGTCAAACACATCCTATCTCAATATGGACGAGATCGCGAGAGTGACAAAACGTCCGCAGGACGTGCTTGGGATGCATTTCTTCTCGCCTGCCAACATCATGAAATTGTGCGAAATCGTGCGCGGCTCGCGAACTGCGCCGGAGGCGCTGCTGACCGCGATCTCGATTTCGCGCAAGATCGCCAAAGTGCCGGTCGTCGTAGGTGTCTGCCATGGGTTCGTCGGTAATCGCATGTATGATCAGAGCGGCAAGCAGGCGGATAAGCTCCTGTTTGAAGGCGCGCTGCCGCAGCAGGTCGATGCGGCCCTGACGAAGTTTGGAATGCCGATGGGACCGTTCGTGATGAGCGATATGGCCGGATTGGATATCGGCTGGCTCTCACGCAAGGATCGGGGAAGCAAATCGGAGATCGCGGATGCGCTGTGCGAAGCGGGCCGCTTTGGCCAAAAGACCGGAAGGGGCTGGTACAAGTATGAAGCGGGCTCCCGGACCGCGATACCGGATCCCGAGGTCGAAAAAATGATAGAGCAGACGTTAACTCGGCTCGGGCGCAAACGTCGCGTCGTTAGCGAAGACGAAATCATCGAACGCGTGATGTACCCTATGATCAATGAAGGCGCGCGGATCCTTGAGGAGGGCGTCGCGTCGCGGCCGGGCGACATCGACGTGATCATGGTCTATGGCTTCGGCTGGCCGGTCTATCGCGGAGGGCCAATGTACTACGCCGATCAGATCGGACTAGATAGGGTCCTCGCCAAGATGAAGGAGCTCCACGCCGCTCTCGGCGACGATTTCAAGCCAGCCGGTTTGCTTGAGCAGTTAGTCGCGGAAGGTAAAAAGTTCGCCGACTTCAAGCGACCAGCGTAG